The genomic DNA CAAGGGTTCACCTGAGAGTGTAGCAATAAAAATCTTAATCTTTCCAATAAAACCTGCCGTTCCTGGAATACCTGCCAAAGATAAGATAAAAACACCCATACTAATGGCAAGTAACGGTGATCGACGATATAATCCTGCAAAATGGCTAATATCTTCTGAATTTGACTTCTCAGTCATCACTTGGATTACAGCAAATGCCCCAATTGTCATAAATGCATAAGCTACCAAGTAAAACCACATGATGTCTATGAACGCTCCTGCAGTAACTGCCACTAACAAATAACCTGCATGTGCAATACTAGAATAAGCAAATAAACGCTTAATATTTCGTTGTCTTAAAGCTACAACATTCCCAATTATCATCGTTGCCCCTGCAAGGAATGCAAGATAATTTTGCACTTCTAAAATGAATGCCCCTTCTTCTGATGGAACGAAAAAAAAAACTGTGTAAAGTACCCTAATGAGAATAACAAAGCCTGCTGTTTTGGAAATTACACCTAAAAAAGACGTAACAGGTGTTGGAGCTCCTTGGTACACATCTGGTGCCCACATATGAAAAGGAGCAGCCGCAATTTTGAATGATAAACCAACAAAAACCATAAAAAATGCAAGGCTAAGTAAATACACATATTGTGATCCAGAATCTAATAAGTAGATTAATTCACTCATTTCTATTAGATTCGTTGTTCCTGTAATTCCATATAAATAACTAAAACCAAATAATGTAATCGCTGTGGAAATACCGCCATTGATGACATATTTCATAGCAGATTCATTCGATAACAAATGCTTTTTGCGAAGACCCGCTAAAATATATGAAGCAATTGACAAAAGCTCCAGTCCTACAAACAATGTAATTAAATCATTGCTTGAAGCCATGATCATTGTACCTAATAAAGCAGCTAGCAATAAATAATAAAATTCGCCTCTGTATTCCTTCATTCCTTCTTTAGGTTCATAACTAATTGCAAAGAGCATAATCAATCCTGTACCAACAAGCAGTAACATTTTAAATACTTTTGCAAATTCATCAAGGTGGAAGGTCTCATCCAAAATTGAAGTCGTTTCATTATCAAGCAACGTAATTAATGAAATGACCGCTAAAACAATACCAATTAATCCAATCCAGCCTAATTTCCTTCGATCAATCTTTTTAGGTAAAAATAAATCGAGTATTGAAAGGAGTGTAGCCACGCCAAGGATGATAAATTCAGGTGCCATTACTCCCCATTCAAATGATAGCAATGTTTCAAGATCCATCCTGCGTCACCCCCCAATCCCTAACATGATAGTCTCAAGTGTTGTTTGCAGCGGTTGACTAAGAACACTTGGATAAACACCAATTAGAATGGTTAAAGCAAGTAAAATAACCACTGGGAAAATCTCGATTGACCGTATATCTGATACTCCTTGAAAATCCCGGTTTGCCTTACCATATGTGATACTAAGTACAGCCCGTAATAAGTAGACAGCTGTCATCACGATTCCAATTACACCAATTGCAGCGATGATAGGCATTTCCTTAAACAGTCCTAAAAACGCCATAAACTCACTTACGAATCCGGACATTCCCGGTAACCCTAGTGAAGCCATTGCACCTGCAAGAAGGAACCCAGACATTAATGGCATACCCTTTGCTAATCCACCAAGATTAGGAAAAAGTGTTGTGTTGACACGTTCATAAAAGACTCCAACTAAGAAAAACAACAATGCTGAAATTAATCCGTGAGAGACAACTTGAAAAATCGCACCTTGAATTCCAGCCTCATTTAATGCAGCTAAACCGATTAAAACAATACCCATGTGAGACACTGATGAGTAAGCGAGTACCATTTTAAAGTCTGTTTGCACAAATGCAAAAAACGCTCCATAAAGCAGATTTACAACTCCTAATATAGCAATTAAAACAGCAAGCGATGTAAACTGCTCTGGGAAAAGTCCTATTCCAAAGCGGATAATACCAAACGCCCCTATTTTTAGCAAAATTCCAGAGTGAATCATAACGATTGCAGGCGGGGCCTGAACGTGTACTCGGAGCATCCAACTATGAAGCGGAAAGATTGGAAGCTTTACTCCAAAAGCAATTAAGAGTGCAATTAGCAAACCTAATTTAAATGAATCTGAAAAATAATCACTTGAACCTAAAATCTCTTTTAATCCTTCAATGTTAGTTGTCCCCGTCTGAGCAAACAATACCATAATAACTATTAATAAAATGGCTGAACCTAGACCATTATATATAAGGAAACTAAATGCTGCTTTTTCTTTCTCGAAATAACCCCATTTTCCAATAAGGAAAAAAGTTGGAATAAGTGTAATTTCGAAAAATAGAAAGAATAATATTAAGTTTTGCGCCGAAAAAACACCGAGCATTCCTACTTCTAATAATAGAAATAGCATAAAGTAACCTTTCCACTCTTTCTTAATATAAATGGCGGCAACGGCGGAAAGAGTAGTAATAATAGCTGTTAAAACAATCATAATTAATGAAAATCCATCAACAGCTAATTCATAATTTATGCTGAATGATTCATCAGATCCTTTAACTCCAAAAAACTGAATCCAAGAAGTACTATACGAAAAATCTGCGAGGTCTGTACCGGCTCGATACTTGAAAAAAGCAAATAAAGATAGGATTAATGCTGGTAAAGTAGCAAAAAATCCAATTAATTTAATTGTAGCTTCTTGAGTTTTTGGTACAAACATTAAAATCAAGATTCCGAGTAGAGGGGAGAAAACTAATACTGATAAAAAATATGGG from Bacillus aquiflavi includes the following:
- the nuoN gene encoding NADH-quinone oxidoreductase subunit NuoN; translation: MDLETLLSFEWGVMAPEFIILGVATLLSILDLFLPKKIDRRKLGWIGLIGIVLAVISLITLLDNETTSILDETFHLDEFAKVFKMLLLVGTGLIMLFAISYEPKEGMKEYRGEFYYLLLAALLGTMIMASSNDLITLFVGLELLSIASYILAGLRKKHLLSNESAMKYVINGGISTAITLFGFSYLYGITGTTNLIEMSELIYLLDSGSQYVYLLSLAFFMVFVGLSFKIAAAPFHMWAPDVYQGAPTPVTSFLGVISKTAGFVILIRVLYTVFFFVPSEEGAFILEVQNYLAFLAGATMIIGNVVALRQRNIKRLFAYSSIAHAGYLLVAVTAGAFIDIMWFYLVAYAFMTIGAFAVIQVMTEKSNSEDISHFAGLYRRSPLLAISMGVFILSLAGIPGTAGFIGKIKIFIATLSGEPLYVLAAVMIGTTVISYFYYFGIMTQMFFRPPEEHSKVKVQPVMIVVILICAAATIILGLAPNIAIDFLFKL
- a CDS encoding complex I subunit 4 family protein, which codes for MSFPYFLSVLVFSPLLGILILMFVPKTQEATIKLIGFFATLPALILSLFAFFKYRAGTDLADFSYSTSWIQFFGVKGSDESFSINYELAVDGFSLIMIVLTAIITTLSAVAAIYIKKEWKGYFMLFLLLEVGMLGVFSAQNLILFFLFFEITLIPTFFLIGKWGYFEKEKAAFSFLIYNGLGSAILLIVIMVLFAQTGTTNIEGLKEILGSSDYFSDSFKLGLLIALLIAFGVKLPIFPLHSWMLRVHVQAPPAIVMIHSGILLKIGAFGIIRFGIGLFPEQFTSLAVLIAILGVVNLLYGAFFAFVQTDFKMVLAYSSVSHMGIVLIGLAALNEAGIQGAIFQVVSHGLISALLFFLVGVFYERVNTTLFPNLGGLAKGMPLMSGFLLAGAMASLGLPGMSGFVSEFMAFLGLFKEMPIIAAIGVIGIVMTAVYLLRAVLSITYGKANRDFQGVSDIRSIEIFPVVILLALTILIGVYPSVLSQPLQTTLETIMLGIGG